The sequence CAATGTATGATCTTTGGAGCCTCAGCTTCATTTCGGCAATAACATCTTTTTCTGTATATGAATGAATGATTGTTTTTATTTCTCTATTAACAGGAACAATGCTTTCTGAATCATCCTTGTTCCAACTTAATTCTTTTTTCTCGTCATCCCAATTAAATCTCGTCTTAGAAACCTTATCTCCAATATGCTCAATCATATTATACTCACCGTCAGCCCCGCTAAATACTTCAACGGTAATCACTTTAGGTAAATCTTTATTGTTCATATAATCTTTATTTTCAACAATCAGACTCCCTCGTTTAACGAAAACGGGAACTTGATCATTATCACGATAAGTTTTAATAGAAGTGTTTCCTTTGTACGGCAAATTGCTGAAATAATCAATCCAGTTACCATTAGGAAGCCAGGTATTGCTATATGCATATTGTGTCTTATCGTCATGAGGCCGTGTGATTGGGGAAACAATCATTTCAGAACCAAAATAGTATTCATTCTTCACAGAATATGCTTCTTTATTATTAGGATAATTATAATATACCGGTTTAACAATTGGTATGCCATTAGAATGAGTTTGATAATTTGCAGTATCAATATATGGTATCAATTCAGCTCTTAATCTTAGAAACTTCTCCTGTGCTTTTTCAAATTCTAATTTATAGTTCCACGGTTCTTTACCAGCAAAGTCATTATTAGATGAATGAAGTCTATTAATAGGGCTAAACACTCCAAATTGCAACCATCTTGTTGCTAACTCGGCATCAAAGCTACCACGCATATGACCACCAATATCATGACTCCACCAAGTATATCCGATATTAGCAGCTGTTGATGTAAAGTAAGGCTGAAAGTTTAGTGACCCCCATGAAATGACAGTATCGCCAGAGAACCCTAATGGATAACGATGTGAACCTGGACCCGCATATCGGCTAAGAATTAATCCATCTCCATGATTTCGCAAATTATTATCATTGAAATGATAATGATTTAATAACCAAAGAGGATCCATCCTCTTATCCGTTCGTGCAACACCTTGTTGCCAATCAATCCACCAAAAATCAACACCATCATCTTCCATTTTATGATGAACATCATCAAAATAAGCTTTTTTAAATTTTGGATTTTCAAGATTGAAAGAAGCTGGCTCTTCGGCTTTGGTATTTAATCCCATTGTCTTTGCTACATCTTTGTATGAATCTTCGTAAGCTCTAATTCCAGATGCTGGATGAACATTCAATGCTATCTTTTTATTATCTTCATGTAACCAATTCAGGAGTTTTTTATGATCTGGAAAAAGCTCCTTATTCCAAGAATAACCTGTCCATCCAGAACCATACTTTCTAGGAATATCAGTCTTATGCCAATCTGTATCAATAACAGAAATACCAATCGGTATCTTTTTATCATCAAACTTTTCCATCAATTTTTGATATCCATCCTGAGTATAAGGATAAAATCTACTCCACCAGTTACCCAATGCAAATCGAGGAATTAGAGGTGTTGGTCCAGTCAAATTATAAAAATCAGTTAATGTTGCCTGATAATCTCTTCCATAACAGAAGAAATATCCATCAACAACAGAATTAGAACGACTTATGAAAGAATCAGAGTCATTTATATATATAAATGATTTTGAATCATCGAGATAACTATAACCATCTTTCGACATAATGCCATCTTCAAGAGGAACCTCACCGTCTGCACGATCTAATGTTCTAGTAGTCCCTTTCAGATTTTGATGTCTTTGATCATTATCCGAACCAAAGTACCATCTATTTTGATAAAACGAATGTGCCTTCAAAGCATCTATATAAAGTGTTTCTGGAGATAATTTCCCTCCGTTGTAATACAAATGGAAAGATTCAGTAATAATTTCTACTTTATGTTCATTATTATCAAAAATCACTTTTACATCAGGATTAGAAAAGTCTCTGTTTATGACCGTTTGTGTAGGTCTATCTTCAAATTCTCCTGTTGAATCTTCTTCAATTCTGATTAATGAATTAGTGATCACTGTAAAACGATAAGTATCTCCTTTTACAATTCTATTCATATTATTCGTCCTCCCCATCGTCAGTGATTTGAAATTCATTAACGTATTGCAATGCATTACGAGATTCATTGATTATTTCATGTATCCTACCTACAGTAATATAATCAGCAGTGCTTTCCAGTGCAAAGGACAAAACTACTGGTAAATTCATTCCCGTAATTATATGCGTATGTTTTCTATTTCTATAGGGAAAGAACTTCTGATTTACAGAACCAGCAAGCATATCTGTAAACACGATAGTTTCCGTATCATCTTCTATATTTGCAAATAATTTTTCTACTTTCTTCTCAATCGGACTATCATCAATGTAAGCGTCTAATACCTGAACGTTATCTTGTTTACCCGCAATAAAATTTAATGTGCTATCTAACCCTGATGCCATATGATTATGTGATGCAATAATAATATTTCTTTTCATTTGTATAAAAACCTCATGTTTTATTTAGTTGGCATAACACCAAGAATGCCTGTGAAGGAGCCCACTAATGATAATACAATTAGCGCAACAATAATTTTAGTTGGTGTCCAGAACTTCGAATTTAACATCTTGTATACTAGATAAGTCAAACACACAGGTAAAAGTGCCGGCATAATATTATCAAAAATTCCACTTTGAACAGATAACTTAACTTTTCCAGTCATAAATGTTAGTGGAGTATAAACCTTAACCAC comes from Companilactobacillus pabuli and encodes:
- a CDS encoding glycoside hydrolase family 31 protein, which codes for MNRIVKGDTYRFTVITNSLIRIEEDSTGEFEDRPTQTVINRDFSNPDVKVIFDNNEHKVEIITESFHLYYNGGKLSPETLYIDALKAHSFYQNRWYFGSDNDQRHQNLKGTTRTLDRADGEVPLEDGIMSKDGYSYLDDSKSFIYINDSDSFISRSNSVVDGYFFCYGRDYQATLTDFYNLTGPTPLIPRFALGNWWSRFYPYTQDGYQKLMEKFDDKKIPIGISVIDTDWHKTDIPRKYGSGWTGYSWNKELFPDHKKLLNWLHEDNKKIALNVHPASGIRAYEDSYKDVAKTMGLNTKAEEPASFNLENPKFKKAYFDDVHHKMEDDGVDFWWIDWQQGVARTDKRMDPLWLLNHYHFNDNNLRNHGDGLILSRYAGPGSHRYPLGFSGDTVISWGSLNFQPYFTSTAANIGYTWWSHDIGGHMRGSFDAELATRWLQFGVFSPINRLHSSNNDFAGKEPWNYKLEFEKAQEKFLRLRAELIPYIDTANYQTHSNGIPIVKPVYYNYPNNKEAYSVKNEYYFGSEMIVSPITRPHDDKTQYAYSNTWLPNGNWIDYFSNLPYKGNTSIKTYRDNDQVPVFVKRGSLIVENKDYMNNKDLPKVITVEVFSGADGEYNMIEHIGDKVSKTRFNWDDEKKELSWNKDDSESIVPVNREIKTIIHSYTEKDVIAEMKLRLQRSYIEMDLKQKLYNAFSSPDYEYAKFINLLNTLEDENIHDSLSELAYIRESYI
- a CDS encoding PTS sugar transporter subunit IIA is translated as MKRNIIIASHNHMASGLDSTLNFIAGKQDNVQVLDAYIDDSPIEKKVEKLFANIEDDTETIVFTDMLAGSVNQKFFPYRNRKHTHIITGMNLPVVLSFALESTADYITVGRIHEIINESRNALQYVNEFQITDDGEDE